In Legionella cardiaca, a genomic segment contains:
- a CDS encoding hemolysin family protein, producing the protein MINLLLILAGFALVLLNAFFVAAEFGMVKLRHTRVALIEEEYPWRGRILAKVHQKLDAYLSACQLGITLASLGLGWIGEPAFTRLLSPAFHTLGLTNPTFNEFISFIVAFSLLSFLHIVVGELMPKSLAIRQSEQISLWTATPLYLFYWLMYPIIWLLNSCSNFLLKQLGLDVMHAGEQFHSSEEIKLILRSSEIHGELTQQESSILAHTLELGDLRAIDVMRSYDDMVMLETPISSAELIETLNHYRYSRYPVYEKAKKQIIGILHVKDLQPLLHEATPDSELSLKEITRPVPKISYRLPALALLRQFQAGMPHFALVYGRRGAIVGFLTLDNLLHLVIGVIKDEFHKTQDEWITHDDGSITVKGDCPLYTIERALQRELDLDAEEEEEMATIAGLIIHKLGRAPQQGETIAFQDFFATIERVQGARIRQVRITPATRNKM; encoded by the coding sequence ATGATTAACTTGTTACTTATTCTCGCCGGATTTGCACTAGTCTTGTTAAATGCTTTTTTTGTTGCAGCCGAATTCGGCATGGTCAAGTTAAGGCACACTCGTGTTGCGCTTATCGAGGAAGAATATCCTTGGCGAGGAAGAATTTTAGCCAAAGTACATCAAAAGCTTGATGCCTATTTATCAGCCTGCCAATTAGGTATTACCTTAGCCTCTCTGGGCCTGGGTTGGATAGGGGAACCCGCCTTTACGCGTCTGTTATCGCCGGCTTTTCATACCTTAGGCTTGACTAATCCAACGTTCAATGAATTTATTAGTTTCATCGTTGCTTTTTCACTGTTATCTTTTTTACATATTGTTGTTGGTGAGCTAATGCCTAAATCATTAGCTATTCGCCAAAGTGAGCAAATTTCACTATGGACTGCGACCCCTTTGTATTTGTTCTATTGGCTAATGTATCCCATCATTTGGCTTCTTAATTCTTGCTCTAATTTCCTCTTAAAGCAGTTGGGCTTAGATGTGATGCATGCTGGCGAACAATTCCATTCGAGTGAGGAAATTAAGTTAATTTTACGCTCCAGTGAAATTCATGGCGAATTAACCCAGCAAGAAAGCAGCATATTGGCTCATACTTTGGAGTTAGGTGATTTGCGTGCTATCGATGTCATGCGCTCATACGATGACATGGTCATGTTAGAAACGCCCATTAGCAGTGCAGAACTCATTGAAACGTTAAATCATTATCGCTATAGCCGTTATCCAGTCTATGAAAAAGCTAAAAAGCAAATTATTGGCATTTTGCATGTAAAGGATCTCCAGCCGTTATTGCATGAAGCAACACCCGATTCTGAATTATCACTTAAAGAAATTACCAGACCAGTACCTAAAATTTCATATCGACTCCCAGCTTTAGCTCTATTGCGGCAATTTCAGGCAGGAATGCCACATTTTGCCCTGGTCTATGGCAGACGCGGGGCGATTGTTGGTTTTCTAACATTAGATAACTTGTTACATTTAGTCATTGGTGTTATCAAAGATGAGTTTCACAAGACTCAAGATGAATGGATAACTCACGATGACGGCAGTATCACTGTCAAAGGCGATTGCCCTCTTTATACGATTGAAAGAGCATTACAACGTGAGCTAGATCTCGATGCTGAAGAAGAGGAAGAGATGGCTACCATTGCTGGTTTAATCATTCATAAACTGGGAAGAGCACCACAGCAAGGAGAAACAATTGCCTTTCAAGATTTCTTTGCAACCATTGAACGCGTCCAAGGTGCTCGGATAAGGCAAGTAAGAATTACACCGGCGACTAGAAATAAAATGTAG
- a CDS encoding DUF4949 domain-containing protein → MTFKSKLLAFAGALAIAGSSFAAFKAPPTCPSVSAIKIAGLSNAEELMTNFYFAYEVSKYDTDNNWVFATGPYEAADEEEALEEANKGLRYLSGNPIAEPDDDSWLCLYEMDAEHFAIAIQSDLIPSPYKIRRFLSKKH, encoded by the coding sequence ATGACGTTTAAATCCAAGCTTCTTGCCTTTGCCGGCGCTTTAGCAATTGCTGGATCTTCCTTTGCAGCTTTCAAAGCTCCTCCAACTTGTCCAAGTGTAAGTGCTATTAAAATTGCAGGCTTATCAAATGCTGAAGAATTAATGACAAACTTTTATTTTGCTTATGAAGTAAGCAAATATGATACAGATAACAACTGGGTTTTCGCGACTGGTCCTTATGAAGCTGCTGATGAGGAAGAAGCATTAGAAGAGGCAAACAAAGGGTTACGCTATTTATCAGGCAATCCCATTGCTGAACCCGACGATGATAGCTGGCTCTGTCTTTATGAAATGGATGCAGAACATTTTGCTATTGCAATACAATCTGATCTTATCCCCTCTCCTTATAAAATTCGTCGCTTCTTAAGTAAGAAACACTAA
- a CDS encoding exopolysaccharide biosynthesis protein yields MNRAKSKKSTSICHLLTKMVEENKSATSISYGELVKLFGDQAFGLIIILFALPSALPISIIPGFSFIFGLPIVFIAIHIIIARRALWLPEKLANRRLEFSKFAEVVRKTIPYLRFIEQMLKPRLLFFTRPVMERLHGVVMLMLSFLLLLPIPFSNFIFASLIILFGLGLAEKDGVVLVLAYLGVFFYGLFLATMTEGLIHYLMKH; encoded by the coding sequence TTGAATAGAGCGAAAAGTAAAAAATCTACCAGTATATGTCACTTACTAACCAAAATGGTTGAAGAAAATAAATCTGCAACCTCTATTAGCTATGGGGAACTCGTGAAACTGTTTGGAGATCAAGCCTTTGGTTTAATCATTATTCTCTTTGCGTTGCCAAGTGCTTTACCTATTTCAATTATTCCGGGATTTTCTTTTATTTTTGGTTTGCCAATCGTTTTTATCGCTATTCATATTATTATTGCCAGGCGTGCTCTATGGTTACCTGAAAAGCTCGCTAATCGCCGTTTGGAATTTTCTAAGTTTGCGGAGGTAGTTCGTAAAACTATCCCCTATTTAAGATTCATTGAACAAATGCTAAAACCGCGGTTGCTTTTTTTTACTCGCCCTGTTATGGAGCGTCTACACGGGGTAGTGATGCTTATGCTAAGTTTCTTATTACTCCTTCCTATTCCTTTTAGTAATTTTATTTTTGCCTCGCTTATTATCTTATTTGGTTTAGGGTTAGCAGAAAAAGATGGAGTCGTGCTTGTGCTAGCTTATTTGGGTGTATTTTTTTATGGGCTTTTTTTAGCAACCATGACAGAGGGACTAATTCATTATCTAATGAAGCATTAA
- a CDS encoding DNA-3-methyladenine glycosylase I — MSLLRCAWSTNDPLYVAYHDEEWGVPVKTPDKLFEMLILESMQAGLSWFTILKKREAMRQAFLNFSPEQLALLTDNEIDKLLQNEQIIRNKLKIASVRTNAKCFLAIAKRENIIDYFWQFTQGKVIQNEWQKLVDIPAVTNESKAMAKQLKKDGFSFMGPTTCYAFMQSVGMVNDHLKCCFRWQQVQSQT, encoded by the coding sequence ATGTCTTTATTACGATGTGCTTGGTCAACGAATGATCCACTATATGTAGCTTATCATGATGAAGAATGGGGAGTTCCGGTAAAAACACCCGATAAATTGTTTGAAATGCTTATTCTTGAGAGCATGCAAGCAGGGTTAAGTTGGTTTACTATTTTAAAAAAACGCGAAGCGATGCGTCAGGCTTTTTTGAATTTCTCGCCAGAACAGTTGGCATTATTGACAGACAACGAGATTGACAAATTGTTACAAAATGAACAAATCATCCGTAATAAATTAAAAATAGCCTCCGTGCGTACTAACGCCAAATGCTTTTTAGCTATTGCTAAAAGGGAAAATATTATTGATTATTTTTGGCAGTTTACCCAGGGAAAAGTCATTCAAAATGAATGGCAGAAGTTGGTCGATATTCCAGCCGTAACTAACGAATCGAAAGCAATGGCCAAACAATTAAAAAAAGATGGTTTTTCTTTTATGGGGCCTACAACCTGCTATGCATTCATGCAATCAGTCGGCATGGTTAATGACCACCTTAAATGTTGTTTTCGCTGGCAGCAAGTACAATCCCAAACATGA
- a CDS encoding amino acid permease, translating into MDLFRKKAVNEVNKTELNQCLSAIDLIFLGVGAIIGAGIFVLTGIVAATQAGPAIIISYVVAGFACAFAALSYAELAAAVGGCGSAYGYAYAGFGEFIAWIVGWDLLLEYAISVSAVSVGWSGYFNDFLRSIKLQLPVDLLHGPAAGGLFNFSAFAIIVILGALLSWGVKSSARFNNTMVLVKLLVIFLFIVVATTEIKTQNWSPFMPFGWKGVMEGASLIFFAYIGFDAVSTAAEEAINPQRDLPIGIIGSLTICTILYIVVSGLLTGMTHYSTLNVASPISHALLLLGHRLVAGLVGVGAIAGLTTVMLVLYYGLTRVFLAMSRDGLLPGFFAKTNSHTKTPIRIIALCGIIMSLIAALVPIDDLAELVNVGTLFAFIIVCTGVIFLRYSHPDLPRSFKTPFMPVIPILGIISCTYLIINLPWITLLRFTIWMIVGLVIYWLYSRFHSALNVEDVRK; encoded by the coding sequence ATGGACTTGTTTCGCAAAAAAGCGGTTAATGAAGTGAATAAAACTGAATTAAATCAATGTTTATCAGCAATTGATTTAATTTTTCTTGGGGTGGGTGCAATTATTGGGGCTGGTATTTTTGTCCTCACAGGTATTGTGGCTGCGACCCAAGCAGGGCCGGCTATTATCATTTCCTATGTTGTTGCGGGTTTTGCTTGTGCTTTTGCTGCCTTGTCTTATGCTGAGTTAGCAGCGGCTGTGGGAGGATGCGGCAGTGCCTATGGTTACGCTTATGCAGGATTTGGTGAATTTATAGCATGGATTGTTGGTTGGGATTTATTACTGGAATATGCCATTTCTGTTTCTGCAGTTTCTGTTGGTTGGAGTGGCTACTTTAATGATTTTTTGCGTTCAATAAAATTACAATTACCCGTCGATTTATTGCATGGTCCAGCAGCTGGTGGCTTATTTAATTTCTCTGCATTTGCAATTATAGTCATTTTGGGAGCGCTCTTATCTTGGGGAGTTAAATCAAGTGCACGCTTTAATAATACCATGGTACTAGTTAAATTATTGGTTATTTTCCTCTTCATTGTCGTCGCCACAACTGAAATTAAGACACAAAATTGGTCACCTTTTATGCCCTTTGGTTGGAAAGGAGTGATGGAAGGGGCTTCACTGATCTTCTTTGCTTATATTGGCTTTGATGCGGTATCGACTGCAGCCGAAGAAGCAATAAACCCCCAGCGTGATTTACCTATTGGCATTATTGGTTCCTTAACCATTTGTACCATTTTATACATCGTTGTTTCTGGACTGCTAACTGGTATGACTCACTATTCCACACTCAATGTCGCTTCTCCAATTAGTCATGCACTTTTATTGTTGGGACATCGGCTCGTGGCTGGCTTAGTGGGTGTGGGTGCAATAGCAGGTTTAACCACGGTTATGTTGGTACTCTATTATGGTTTGACTCGTGTATTTTTGGCGATGTCTCGCGATGGATTATTACCAGGATTTTTTGCAAAAACAAATTCTCATACAAAAACGCCAATAAGAATTATTGCTCTATGTGGAATTATTATGTCTCTCATTGCTGCTCTCGTTCCTATTGATGATTTGGCTGAGTTAGTGAATGTAGGAACCTTATTTGCATTTATTATTGTTTGCACAGGCGTGATTTTTTTACGTTACTCCCATCCTGATTTGCCTCGGTCTTTCAAAACGCCCTTTATGCCTGTTATCCCCATTTTAGGTATCATTAGTTGTACTTATCTGATTATTAATTTACCGTGGATAACATTGCTGCGATTTACAATCTGGATGATAGTGGGACTGGTGATTTATTGGTTATATAGTCGCTTCCATAGTGCACTTAATGTTGAGGATGTGAGGAAATAA
- the pagP gene encoding lipid IV(A) palmitoyltransferase PagP yields the protein MKKTLISLFLLLYLNSAVSAQYAEDCANWLSLFQPLCRRMHQIWHEGSNELYVTGYAWHNRYTYPKEKIKTYNELAWGGGLGKGLYDEDGDWHGLYALAFLDSHKNVEPALGYAFQKIANLGINTRVGAGYTVLVTARPDIYNNIPFPGILPWVSLNHRNLTLSATYIPGSSRAGNVLFILGKWTFNLL from the coding sequence ATGAAGAAAACTCTTATTAGTTTATTTTTATTGCTTTATTTAAATTCAGCAGTTTCTGCCCAGTATGCAGAGGATTGTGCAAATTGGTTGTCCTTATTTCAACCTCTTTGTCGTCGTATGCATCAAATTTGGCATGAAGGCAGTAATGAGCTCTATGTAACAGGTTATGCCTGGCATAATCGTTATACCTATCCCAAAGAAAAAATTAAAACCTACAATGAGCTCGCTTGGGGAGGAGGATTAGGCAAGGGACTCTATGATGAAGATGGTGACTGGCATGGTCTTTATGCGCTCGCTTTTCTCGATTCTCATAAAAATGTTGAACCAGCACTCGGTTACGCTTTTCAAAAGATTGCTAATTTAGGAATAAATACGCGTGTTGGTGCCGGTTATACTGTTTTGGTCACCGCAAGACCTGATATTTATAACAATATTCCTTTTCCGGGAATTCTTCCCTGGGTTTCATTAAATCATCGCAACCTAACTTTGTCAGCCACCTATATACCAGGGTCAAGCAGAGCAGGAAATGTATTGTTTATTTTAGGAAAATGGACCTTTAACTTACTCTGA
- a CDS encoding inorganic phosphate transporter: MTSGTLFILSVILVAFLFDFINGFHDAANSIATIVTTGVLTPRQAVLWAAFFNFIAFLIFNLMVAKTIGSGLIDATIVDTQLILAALAGAIFWNMVTWYYGLPSSSSHALIGGLAGAAVAKAGIASLKFSGFTKVIVGIFVSPTVGLIIGFFLTFVFSYFSQRVNPEKLNKVFKGFQLASSALLSLTHGGNDAQKTMGIIAVLLFSANWLGNTFYVPFWVVISCHFVISLGTLVGGWRIVHTMGTKITELNPMRGCAAETGAAIMIFTATQYGIPVSTTHTVTGAIAGVGIFNGITGTHWVVLRRIFLSWLLTIPAAALVAAGVMLMLH; encoded by the coding sequence ATGACGTCAGGCACTTTGTTTATCTTATCTGTTATTTTGGTAGCCTTTTTATTTGATTTTATCAATGGCTTTCATGATGCAGCAAATTCAATAGCAACTATCGTTACAACTGGAGTCTTAACTCCTCGCCAAGCTGTTCTTTGGGCAGCGTTCTTTAATTTTATTGCTTTTCTAATTTTTAACTTAATGGTGGCCAAAACTATCGGCAGCGGCCTAATTGACGCTACAATTGTTGATACCCAATTGATACTTGCCGCTCTCGCAGGAGCAATTTTTTGGAATATGGTCACCTGGTATTACGGACTTCCTTCAAGCTCTTCCCATGCATTAATTGGTGGGCTTGCTGGAGCTGCTGTAGCAAAAGCAGGGATTGCTTCACTTAAATTTTCAGGTTTTACAAAGGTAATAGTCGGGATTTTTGTTTCACCTACAGTGGGTTTAATCATTGGTTTTTTTCTTACTTTTGTTTTTAGTTATTTTTCACAACGTGTAAATCCTGAAAAGCTTAATAAAGTATTTAAAGGGTTCCAGCTCGCTTCTTCAGCACTGTTAAGTTTAACTCATGGTGGAAATGACGCACAAAAGACAATGGGGATTATTGCCGTATTATTATTTTCAGCTAACTGGCTAGGAAATACTTTTTACGTCCCTTTTTGGGTTGTTATCTCCTGTCATTTTGTAATCAGTTTAGGAACTTTAGTTGGCGGCTGGCGTATTGTGCACACTATGGGAACAAAAATTACTGAACTTAATCCCATGCGAGGTTGCGCCGCCGAAACAGGTGCTGCCATCATGATTTTTACAGCAACTCAATATGGAATTCCCGTCTCCACAACACATACAGTAACTGGGGCAATTGCCGGCGTTGGTATTTTCAATGGCATTACCGGCACACATTGGGTGGTTTTAAGACGTATCTTTTTATCTTGGTTATTAACCATACCCGCTGCAGCTCTTGTTGCAGCAGGCGTTATGTTAATGCTTCATTAG